A section of the Deinococcus taeanensis genome encodes:
- a CDS encoding class I SAM-dependent methyltransferase → MTRRPKQKIRFKTDRPSPRPAGREDAASPPENYFEVRPAGLPPRLEGLHALTKSGVRGFPDVDAAQALLAQTIRRDRVRGDVLDLSAMGGLLGSLSGVTLRAVEGSAAALSVLRAGGLDAHAAIPGEALLDRWPDRARTVALVLAGDRGNAYAAAQVAWAHACTPPGGILYIAGDRDKGFDRYVRLAGNAFGAGEVVARDGGMRVAKLIRRPGPTPALPDPEHFEAYGVNVVGLPGVFSAAKPDKATALMLGALERLEPGSDSLAGKTVLDLGCGTGLIGAWAARRGAQVTLVDGDLSSVRSAQATLGASGLNGEAVHSDVDAALGDATFDVILTNPPFHVGRGVVLDVAREFIAAAGRRLRPGGTVHLVANDFLPYEPDLRALGEVRETLREAGFKVLSVTRAGPPL, encoded by the coding sequence GTGACGCGCAGGCCCAAGCAGAAAATCCGTTTCAAGACGGACCGCCCCTCCCCCCGCCCCGCCGGGCGCGAGGACGCGGCGTCCCCTCCCGAAAACTACTTCGAGGTGCGGCCTGCGGGCCTCCCGCCGCGCCTGGAGGGCCTGCACGCCCTCACGAAAAGTGGCGTGCGGGGCTTCCCGGACGTGGACGCCGCCCAGGCCCTGCTGGCCCAGACCATACGCAGGGACCGCGTGCGCGGTGACGTGCTGGACCTCAGTGCCATGGGTGGCCTGCTGGGCAGCCTGAGCGGCGTGACCCTGCGCGCCGTGGAAGGAAGCGCCGCCGCCCTGAGCGTTCTGCGGGCCGGCGGTCTGGACGCCCACGCGGCGATTCCCGGTGAGGCCCTGCTGGACCGCTGGCCGGACCGCGCGCGCACCGTGGCGCTCGTTCTGGCCGGCGACCGCGGGAACGCCTACGCCGCGGCGCAGGTGGCGTGGGCGCACGCCTGCACGCCCCCCGGCGGGATCCTGTACATCGCCGGGGACCGTGACAAGGGCTTCGACCGCTACGTCCGGCTCGCCGGGAATGCCTTCGGGGCGGGCGAGGTCGTGGCGCGTGACGGCGGGATGCGCGTGGCGAAACTCATCCGGCGTCCCGGCCCCACGCCGGCCCTGCCGGACCCGGAGCACTTCGAGGCGTACGGCGTGAATGTCGTGGGTCTGCCCGGCGTTTTCAGCGCCGCGAAACCAGACAAAGCCACCGCCCTGATGCTGGGCGCCCTGGAGCGCCTGGAGCCCGGCAGTGACAGCCTGGCAGGGAAGACCGTGCTGGACCTGGGCTGCGGCACCGGCCTGATCGGCGCGTGGGCGGCGCGGCGCGGCGCGCAGGTGACCCTGGTGGACGGCGACCTGTCCAGTGTCCGCAGCGCCCAGGCTACCCTCGGTGCGAGCGGCCTGAACGGCGAGGCCGTCCATTCTGACGTGGACGCTGCGCTGGGCGACGCGACCTTCGACGTGATCCTGACCAACCCCCCCTTCCACGTGGGGCGCGGCGTGGTGCTGGACGTCGCGCGGGAGTTCATCGCGGCGGCCGGGCGGCGCCTGCGGCCGGGCGGGACCGTGCACCTCGTTGCCAACGACTTCCTGCCGTACGAACCTGACCTGCGCGCGCTGGGTGAGGTCCGGGAGACGCTCCGTGAGGCGGGGTTCAAGGTCCTGTCCGTCACGCGGGCCGGACCGCCCCTTTGA